In Montipora capricornis isolate CH-2021 chromosome 4, ASM3666992v2, whole genome shotgun sequence, a single genomic region encodes these proteins:
- the LOC138046144 gene encoding uncharacterized protein: protein MMLYKNTRSLVRSPDGDTSFFDITADVLQGDTLAPFIFIIYLDYVLRKAIDEKLDPGFTLIRRRSIRHLANKISGADYADDIALLTDYIKDSEATLHSVENLAKVIGLFVNATKTKFICLNQNATSGIKSLNGETIDLENDFKYLGSFIASNEQDVNIRLGKAWAALNGMNNIWKSNLPDQLKRNFFRATVESVVVYGSISWTLTSALEKKIDYSYTRMLRAALNKSWTDHLSNAELYGNIPAVTATIRQQRLRFAGVAKMNFPQKCYFGNRLMVNAVVENQEEHTLTN from the coding sequence ATGATGCTTTACAAGAATACTCGTTCATTGGTCCGATCGCCAGACGGAGATACATCGTTCTTTGACATCACAGCAGATGTCCTACAGGGTGACACGTTGGCACCATTTATCTTCATAATCTACTTAGACTACGTACTAAGAAAAGCCATCGATGAAAAGCTAGACCCTGGTTTCACACTCATCCGAAGAAGAAGTATACGTCATCTAGCAAACAAAATATCAGGTGCCGACTACGCTGATGATATTGCACTACTGACAGACTACATCAAAGATTCAGAAGCAACTCTTCATAGTGTTGAAAATCTTGCTAAAGTGATTGGTCTCTTTGTTAACGCAACAAAAACGAAATTCATCTGTCTAAACCAGAATGCTACAAGTGGTATTAAATCACTGAATGGGGAAACTATCGACCTGGAGAACGATTTCAAATATCTTGGCAGCTTTATTGCTTCCAATGAGCAGGACGTGAATATTCGACTTGGAAAAGCCTGGGCTGCCCTGAATGGCATGAACAATATCTGGAAGTCCAATCTACCAGATCAGCTCAAAAGAAACTTCTTCAGAGCAACAGTCGAGTCTGTTGTTGTTTATGGCTCTATCTCCTGGACACTGACATCGGCTCTCGAGAAAAAGATTGATTATTCATATACGAGAATGTTAAGAGCAGCTTTGAACAAATCCTGGACCGACCATCTCTCCAATGCAGAACTGTATGGAAATATCCCTGCTGTCACTGCAACGATTCGCCAACAAAGACTACGCTTTGCTGGCGTAGCGAAAATGAACTTTCCTCAGAAGTGTTACTTTGGGAACCGTCTCATGGTAAACGCAGTCGTGGAAAACCAAGAAGAACATACGTTGACCAACTGA
- the LOC138046145 gene encoding uncharacterized protein yields the protein MNKHRGRSFMSSRVLRVTKGLSTFQLLRITLGGDIHTNPGPANSPKNLYCFYQNARSLKAVCFDRDSYVSKLQLLQDLTYGFDLDIVCLTETSLNESISDFEILPTGYDIYRKNRQNRTGGGVLFAIKSSHSSSQVCFTDLSSEFEVVMVEIENLKCKRKILILSCYRPPNDASPTNVSDENDVEDFYEVLESLTRRIPKHNMLIVGGDFNAHLGQQDGFKNSYHQQTNRNGSKMKDYLQANDLISLNTTFSKRVGQLWTHEGPNGNRAQLDYLLINRKWRNSAKNCRAFNSFVSVSSDHRIVSAQIRLTLRANKKKPNSITCYDWSVLKNDANVAASFVTTVNNRFAILQDSIQTISANNTYKSFETACREAADAIIPQKTKVKTRKPWENEEFHQKRQLLHQAQQIKESLPSPENIRLFNEARLSLKEAYRDEQKIYLESKVSQIRNSATNKRSAEAWKTVNEITGRISSNSSKLKAASQEERIQLWNISAISAISAKIYNLLLLNRIRPEVDPILRKPFVVY from the exons ATGAACAAGCATCGTGGCAGGTCCTTTATGTCTTCTAGAGTCCTCCGTGTTACAAAAGGTTTAAGCACCTTCCAGCTTCTTCGTATCACTCTTGGTGGCGACATACATACGAACCCTGGACCTGCAAATAGTCCCAAGAACCTTTATTGCTTCTATCAGAACGCCAGGAGCTTAAAGGCTGTCTGCTTTGATAGAGATTCCTACGTGTCAAAACTACAACTACTACAAGACCTCACTTATGGATTTGATTTGGATATTGTTTGTTTGACGGAAACCTCGCTCAACGAGAGTATCTCTGACTTCGAAATCCTGCCCACTGGGTATGATATCTACAggaaaaatcgccaaaatcgaaCTGGTGGTGGAGTTCTGTTCGCAATCAAATCATCACACAGTTCAAGCCAAGTATGTTTCACGGATCTTTCCTCAGAATTTGAGGTGGTCATGGTAGAAATAGAAAACCTAAAATGCAAGAGAAAAATTCTTATCTTGTCCTGCTATCGCCCACCGAATGACGCAAG TCCAACAAACGTCAGTGACGAAAACGATGTTGAAGATTTTTATGAAGTTCTAGAATCGCTCACAAGAAGAATTCCGAAGCACAACATGCTAATTGTCGGGGGAGATTTCAACGCCCATCTCGGCCAACAGGATGGCTTCAAAAACTCGTACCACCAACAGACAAACCGAAATGGCTCAAAAATGAAAGATTATTTGCAGGCAAACGATCTTATAAGCTTAAACACAACTTTCTCGAAAAGAGTTGGTCAACTTTGGACCCACGAAGGCCCAAATGGAAATCGAGCACAGCTGGACTACCTTTTAATCAATCGTAAATGGAGAAACAGTGCCAAGAACTGCCGAGCATTCAACTCGTTTGTTTCAGTCTCTTCCGATCATCGTATTGTATCTGCTCAAATTCGCCTGACTTTACGGGCAAATAAGAAGAAGCCAAATTCAATCACATGCTATGACTGGTCTGTTCTTAAAAACGATGCCAACGTTGCTGCGTCGTTTGTAACAACAGTCAACAATAGATTTGCTATCTTGCAAGACTCAATCCAAACTATTTCTGCTAACAACACTTATAAAAGCTTTGAAACAGCCTGTAGGGAAGCTGCTGATGCTATCATTCCACAAAAAACCAAAGTAAAGACAAGAAAGCCGTGGGAAAATGAAGAATTTCATCAAAAACGTCAACTCCTGCATCAAGCACAGCAAATAAAAGAATCTTTACCTTCACCTGAAAATATACGTCTTTTCAATGAAGCACGACTCTCCCTCAAAGAAGCCTACAGAGACGAACAGAAAATCTACCTAGAAAGTAAAGTTTCTCAGATCAGAAACTCGGCAACCAATAAACGTTCAGCGGAAGCTTGGAAGACAGTAAATGAAATCACAGGGAGAATTTCTAGCAATTCCTCAAAACTAAAAGCAGCTAGTCAAGAAGAAAGAATACAACTGTGGAATATATCGGCAATATCGGCAATATCGGCAAAGATATACAATCTTCTACTCCTAAACCGAATTAGACCTGAAGTTGACCCCATTTTGAGGAAACCATTCGTCGTATATTAG